The proteins below come from a single Parageobacillus thermoglucosidasius genomic window:
- a CDS encoding GNAT family N-acetyltransferase: protein MAVLETKRLILRQYEDEDIIPLHRIFSDPETMKFYPSPFSIQQTQDWVKRNQDRYRNDGYGLWAVCLKETNEFIGGCGLVKQKINGNIEVEIGYHINKKYWSKGFATEAAKACKEYAFDRLGLNKLISIIAPRNVPSIRVAEKIGFTKEKEVFIFGKNHYIYSGVKK from the coding sequence ATGGCTGTTCTTGAAACAAAAAGATTGATATTAAGACAGTATGAAGATGAAGATATTATTCCTCTGCATCGTATTTTTTCTGACCCAGAAACCATGAAGTTTTATCCATCTCCCTTTAGCATTCAGCAAACTCAAGACTGGGTTAAACGAAATCAAGACAGATATCGGAATGATGGCTATGGATTATGGGCGGTTTGTTTGAAGGAAACGAATGAATTTATCGGCGGTTGTGGTCTCGTTAAACAAAAAATAAATGGCAATATAGAAGTGGAGATTGGGTACCACATAAATAAAAAATATTGGTCTAAGGGGTTCGCGACCGAAGCAGCTAAAGCGTGCAAGGAATATGCGTTTGATCGATTGGGATTAAATAAGCTGATCAGCATTATTGCTCCAAGAAATGTCCCGTCCATTCGTGTGGCAGAGAAGATAGGTTTCACTAAAGAAAAAGAAGTGTTTATTTTCGGCAAGAACCACTATATATATTCGGGAGTTAAAAAGTAA